CCGCGGCAGCTTTTTCCCCGGCTGCATGACGGTGGAAGAAAAAGTAGTTGGTCTGCCAGGACCGTACGGTTAATATTCGCCCAGCCCCGGACTTCATGAATGAAATAAACAAGTCACCGGATTTGGAAATGGTCGTGCTGCAGGAAATCAGCTCCGCCATTGTCAATGAACGCAACGGCACGGCGCTGCTCCGGCATATTCTGGACGTGCTCTACCGCCGCATGAAGATGCTGCGCGGCACCTTCACCATCCGCCGCGGGAACGATCTGATGATAGAAGCGTCCCACGGCCTGGACGAGCAGGAGATGAAGCGCGGCCATTACCATGTGGGGGAGGGCATTACGGGCCATGTGGCGGAAACGGGGAGGCCCCATGTGATTGAGGACATTTCCCGGGATTCCAGGTTCCTGAACCGTACCCGTACCCGCAAGAGCGGGGAAAAGGTGGCGTTCATCTGCGTGCCCATCATTCATTTGCAGCAGGTGATCGGCACCCTGAGCATTGACCGTCCCGTGGACAGGGAAACGGACCTGGAACGGGACCAGAAGCTGCTGGAGATTGTGGGCAACATCGTGGGGGACGCGCTGGCGGCCAGCCTGCAGGCGCATGAGGAACGGGCGGCCCTGATGGCGGAGAACGAGAAACTGCGCCAGCTTTTAACAACCAATCCGGGCGAACTGATCGGCAACTGCCGCCCCATGCTCCAGGTGTATGAACAGATACGCCAGGTGGCCCCCAGCGACGCCACGGTGCTGATCCGGGGCAGTTCCGGAACGGGGAAGGAGCTGGTAGCGCGCGCCGTAGTGAACCTGAGCGGCAGGAAGGACAAGCCGCTGGTGACGCTGAACTGTGCGGCCATGCCGGAAAACCTGCTGGAAAGCGAGTTGTTCGGCCATGAAAAAGGCTCCTTCACCGGAGCCACCGCCCGCCGCATCGGCCGGGCGGAGGCGGCGGACGGAGGTACCCTGTTTCTGGATGAAATCGGGGATTTGAGCCTCCAGATGCAGGTGAAGCTGCTGCGCTTTCTTCAGGAAAAGACTTTTTCCCGCGTGGGGAGCAACAGGGAGCTTCATTCCGACGTGCGCTTCATTGCCGCCACCAGCCGCAATCTGGAGGAATTGATGGCGGAAAACAAATTCCGGGAGGACTTGTACTACCGGCTGAACATTTTCCCCATCGTCATGCCGGACCTCTCCAAGCGCAAGGGGGACATCATGCTGCTGGCGGAACACTTTCTTTCCAAGTTCAACCTGAAATACGGGAAAGATATCAAGCGGCTGTCCACGCCAGCCATCAACATGCTCATGGCCTACCACTGGCCCGGCAACGTGCGGGAGCTGGAAAACTGCATGGAGCGTGCAGTCATCACGGCGCAGGACGACTGCATTTACGGTTACAACCTGCCCGCCTCCCTCCAAATGCCCAGCCATGACGCCCCGTCTTCCCGTGACGGAGAGGATCATGCGGACTTGCCGACGATGGTGGATTCCTTTGAACGGGAATTGATTGTGGCCGCGCTGAAACGCTCTCCGGGCAACATGTCCGCAGCGGCGCGGGAACTGGGCATTTCCCCACGGGTGCTCCATTATAAAATGCACAGGCTGGGCCTGCAAAAATCATGAAAGGACTTCGTCAGCTTCTGTCCGCC
This portion of the Akkermansia massiliensis genome encodes:
- a CDS encoding sigma-54 interaction domain-containing protein, whose amino-acid sequence is MNEINKSPDLEMVVLQEISSAIVNERNGTALLRHILDVLYRRMKMLRGTFTIRRGNDLMIEASHGLDEQEMKRGHYHVGEGITGHVAETGRPHVIEDISRDSRFLNRTRTRKSGEKVAFICVPIIHLQQVIGTLSIDRPVDRETDLERDQKLLEIVGNIVGDALAASLQAHEERAALMAENEKLRQLLTTNPGELIGNCRPMLQVYEQIRQVAPSDATVLIRGSSGTGKELVARAVVNLSGRKDKPLVTLNCAAMPENLLESELFGHEKGSFTGATARRIGRAEAADGGTLFLDEIGDLSLQMQVKLLRFLQEKTFSRVGSNRELHSDVRFIAATSRNLEELMAENKFREDLYYRLNIFPIVMPDLSKRKGDIMLLAEHFLSKFNLKYGKDIKRLSTPAINMLMAYHWPGNVRELENCMERAVITAQDDCIYGYNLPASLQMPSHDAPSSRDGEDHADLPTMVDSFERELIVAALKRSPGNMSAAARELGISPRVLHYKMHRLGLQKS